One window of the Benincasa hispida cultivar B227 chromosome 3, ASM972705v1, whole genome shotgun sequence genome contains the following:
- the LOC120073824 gene encoding uncharacterized protein LOC120073824 — protein MADKKPTVMSEIVPMVSKVIEHKLNGSNYSSWRSNVRHFIRSMEMDDHITEESPIDANKKIWWRDDSRMLLQIKNSIDREIVELVNHCESVKKLLEYLDFLYSGKENINRVFDVCKTLYQPDQGEKSLTSYFMEVKNTCAEFNALMPISTDPKVLMARCEKLFIMSFLVGLAPKYEMAKDQMLSSLNILSLEEAYTRILRTEKTQAVTSFDSSSTLIGRTNDYRGNKGVELNSSKGHPNNQRSNPGSFVCYYRHTKRECRRLLNKGQRMPSPFAHVASTPDNLDKSITISAEEFAKF, from the coding sequence ATGGCTGATAAGAAACCAACAGTCATGTCTGAGATTGTTCCTATGGTGTCAAAAGTAATTGAacacaagttgaatggatccaaCTACTCTTCATGGAGATCAAATGTTCGCCACTTTATTAGGAGCATGGAGATGGATGATCACATCACAGAAGAGTCACCGATTGATGCTAATAAGAAGATTTGGTGGCGGGACGATTCAAGAATGCTTCTACAAATCAAGAATTCTATTGACCGTGAAATTGTTGAACTAGTAAATCACTGCGAATCAGTCAAGAAACTATTGGAATATTTGGATTTCCTTTATTCAGGGAAAGAGAATATTAATAGAGTGTTTGATGTTTGTAAGACTCTATATCAACCCGATCAAGGAGAAAAATCTCTTACAAGCTACTTTATGGAGGTTAAAAATACATGCGCGGAATTCAATGCCTTGATGCCAATCAGCACAGATCCAAAAGTTCTAATGGCTCGATGtgaaaagttgtttatcatGAGCTTTTTAGTAGGTCTTGCACCTAAATATGAAATGGCCAAAGATCAAATGTTGTCAAGCTTAAATATCTTATCGTTGGAAGAAGCTTACACTCGAATACTTCGTACTGAAAAGACACAAGCAGTTACGTCATTTGATTCTAGTAGTACTTTGATTGGGCGCACAAATGATTATAGAGGTAATAAGGGGGTTGAATTAAATAGCTCTAAAGGTCATCCCAATAACCAAAGATCAAATCCAGgaagttttgtttgctattatcGTCATACGAAGCGTGAATGTAGAAGATTGCTGAATAAGGGTCAGAGGATGCCATCACCCTTTGCACATGTCGCCTCGACTCCTGATAATCTTGACAAGTCAATTACGATTTCCGCAGAGGAGTTTGCTAAATTTTAG